GAGCTGTATCTCTTTGGAATATTGGGCGATCGCAGCATTCTGTAAGAGATTGAGCAGGGTTTCAAAGGTGTGAGTTGCGCCTTGGTCGTCCAGTGTCAGCAGGTCAATTGGAACACTATAAGCATCGTTTGTGTTTATGGTTGGAGCAATCTCCTGCAGCACTCGGAATAGTGACCGATAGTCGCCTTGAAAGTAGCTGGCGAGAGCTGGGATCGCCTGATCTTGCGTTCTGCTTTGATTGACCTGTATTTCGAGGTCATTCGTCAAGTAGGCTCTCAAGTGAGCCGGGATATTCGTGGCGCTTGAGCTATCGATTGAAAAATAATGCGACCGCTGGAGCTCGGTTTGGCCCTGGATGCTCAGGGTGGTAGTTGGATCAAGTGTTACGTTGACCACTTCATATTTCGGTGTGATTGGTGGTGTGACTTGGGTTTCCGCTTCTACTGGGGCTTTAGCCTCGACCTTAGGTGCTTCTGGCTCCTCATCCGGCTTGCTGCACGAGGCGAGGAAGACGGCGCTGATAAGGCATACTGGCTGAACAAACGCGACAAAGTAAGCTTTGGGGATATTGAAGGATTTAAACATGCTCTATTGTGGTATTTCGATGGTCGCCGGTTTGGCGCGAATCCAACATAAGGTGATGTCTGCATCCCTCTGTTTTTTGCAAAAGAAGTGCTTATCGGGTTACTCCAATGATATGAATATCCGTGGTAGAGTAAGAAAAGGACTGGAACTTAGCATATTTTTCTATGAATATCTTTCCGCATCTAACTTAACACTCTACTTAAAAGCATGAATCATTGGCTATACCCTGCGAACACAAAGTTTTACGATGTTTTTGGTGCCCTTAAAGAACCGGAGACCTACTGGCCGATGAATTCGAAGGTTGCTGTTGGCGACCGACTATTTATCTATCTTGCAGCTCCTTACAAGCAAGTTGGCTTTTTGTGTGATGTGGTGGCGATCGATTTTGCTTTAAGCGAAATCCTGGAAAAGGTCCGTCCGTTCATCAAGGGAGAGCCAGATGGTGGTAAATCAACAAAACCATTTATGAAAATCAAATGTTCTCTGGCTATTGAAATTGAAGATGACTCGCCTTTTGCTTATTCGCATTTGGTAGATCACGGGCTTAAGGGCATGTTGATGGGGCCTCGAAAGTTGGAGAACAACATCGAACTATTGAGCTATTTGAAGGAGGCTGAAAATGGCTTACGATAAGATTGTCAGCAAATTGATTCAAGAGTCTGGTGTGGAAGAGTCCACCATGATGGGGACTCCCTGTTTGCGTTACAAGGGTGACTTTCTTGCCATGATGTTTGAGCGTGAAGACGCCCTCATTATCAAGGTGTCGCCCGCGCGTGTTGATGCGTTGATTGACGAGGGAATCGGCAGAGAGTTTAACTTTACGAAGAAGCGTTTCAAAGAATGGGTGCTGATTCCACGTGAACACGAAGAAGACTATGAAGGCTACATTCAAGAGGCATTGCAGTATGCAAAGTCGAAAAAATGAAAATTGATAAACCAACCTATCTCATTGCTGAGTTGTCTGGTGAATTAAGTTCATTTGTTTCAGAGTGTCGCAAGCAATTCAATCCAGAGCGCGTTCATTGGCCAGTCGATATTACCATCATCGGGAGTTCCGGTGTGGGGACGTTTCGGGAAGGTCAGGATTTACAACTCTTGGTCGATTCCATTGCTCCTGTTATCCGGGAAAATTGCTTTGATAGTGTAGAGTTTTATTCCTACGGAATATTTCCAGATACAGGGATTTATTACTTTGCTCCTGATCGGAAAAATTTTGACCCATTGCATTCAAAAGTCAAAAGCTCCGGAGTTTTGTTTAACCAGAATAACTGGCCTTACAATCCGCATTGCACTGTGAGGGCTGGAGATCGCCCGGATTGTGAAATCGACGCACTGTTGGATTCGATAACGTTGCCACAGAAAGCTTCAATTGATTGCTTCAGCCTTTATCAGCCAGAGCCGAATGGAGGAACACGAATACATAGATTCTAACTTGATGACGTTATGAGAAAAATAGCGATACTGACATTTCTGACACTCGATGGTGTCATGCAGGGGCCAAGTAGTCCGGAGGAAGATTCGTCAGGGGGATTTGCTCGTGGCGGTTGGGCGGTCAACTATTGGGAGGACGTCATGGCACAAGTGATGGGGGAAGCGATGGCTGAGCCGTACGACTT
The Rubellicoccus peritrichatus DNA segment above includes these coding regions:
- a CDS encoding 2'-5' RNA ligase family protein, with the protein product MKIDKPTYLIAELSGELSSFVSECRKQFNPERVHWPVDITIIGSSGVGTFREGQDLQLLVDSIAPVIRENCFDSVEFYSYGIFPDTGIYYFAPDRKNFDPLHSKVKSSGVLFNQNNWPYNPHCTVRAGDRPDCEIDALLDSITLPQKASIDCFSLYQPEPNGGTRIHRF